AATATTTCCGGCTTGAGGATACACCACCGCCAGTGCATATTGGGTCGCAACGATGGCATCATAGGCATTTCCGCCCATTTTCATCACTTTTGCTCCGGCTTCACTTGCCAGAGGATGCGCTGATACTACCACGCCTTTATTTTTTACCTTAACTTCCTTTACAATATTGATGTCTGTGTACTGTGCTGATACCGATTGGGTTGCAAGTACCAATAGAAATATATACTTCTTCATGATAAAAATTATACCCGAATTTACAATTTTGTTTTAAGATAGGAGGTAAAATATTTATTTTTGCTCAGATCAAATAAATAGAATAAAATGGAATCTTATACGGAAAGAATACTGATTACAGGTGCACTGGGCCAGATTGGCACCGAACTTACGAACAGACTTGTGGAGATGCACGGCGCTGAAAATGTGGTTGCTTCAGGTCTTGACAGATGGCAGAAAGGGATAACTGCGGCAGGTCATTACGAAAGAATGGACGTTACCAATACTCAACTGGTAAGACAGGTGATTAAAGACTATGAGATCACGACAGTGTATCATTTGGCTTCATTATTGTCCGGAACTTCAGAGAAGCAGCCAATTTTCGCTTGGAAATTAAATCTTGAACCTCTGCTTCATTTTTGTGAAATGGCAAAAGAAGGGCTTCTTAAAAAGATTTTCTGGCCAAGTTCAATTGCGGTTTTTGGGAAAGGAATTCCAAAGCATGATGTAGCTCAGGATGTTGTTTTAAATCCTACAACGGTGTATGGTATTTCTAAAATGGCAGGCGAGAAGTGGTGCGAATATTATTTCGACAAGCATGGAGTAGATGTAAGAAGTATCAGATATCCTGGTTTGATTTCATGGAAGACTCCGGCAGGTGGTGGAACTACCGACTACGCGGTTGAGATTTTTTATGAAGCCATTGAGGAAGGAAAGTATACAAGTTTCATTTCCGAAGATACAGGAATGCCGATGTTGTATATGGATGATGCCATCAACGCAACGTTGAAATTAATGGAGGCTCCGGCAGAAAATCTTACGGTTCGTTCATCTTATAATTTGGGTGGAATGTCATTTACTCCAAAAGAACTGGCGGAAGAAATAAAGAAAGAAATTCCTGAATTTACGATCGATTATAAACCAGATTTCAGACAGCAGATTGCGGATTCCTGGCCAGCTTCAATTGATGATTCTGTGGCTAAAAAAGATTGGGGACTGTCTTACGATTTCGGAATTTCTGAAATGTCTAAAGATATGATCAAGAATTTGAGAGTAAAATTAGGTAAGGATTAATTATATAAAGTAAAGATTTAAGCATTTGCATTTTTAACATCTGATTATTAATTAAATATAAATTTTATTTAAACTTTAATTTAAATGATATTATTAACTTTTAACATCGCAAATATCGAAGCCGAAACTAAAAATGGTTTTGAAATTTCTGGTGCGCAAAGGTTAAGCATCACAGAAAATAATACGAAGGCGATTCTTAGAATCTTAGATCTTCACGAAACAAAAGCCAGTTTTTTTATAGAGATTTCTATTGTCGAAAAACTGCAAAACTTAATAAAAGCAATTTCATCCAAAGGGCATGAAATTGCTTTTTATAATAAAAACTCCAGCCTTCAGGAAATTGAAACGGCAAAGAAACTGACTCAGGATTTTTTAGAAAAACAAATTCGGGGAATTCGCCAAAAAGATTGTAAACTTCCTTTTGAAGAATTGAAATCGTTAGAATTTAATTACGTTTCCAATATCGATAATGCGAATATTCTTTTTCCTTTTAAACGTTTAAAAAGAGATACGGAAATCAGTGAAGAAAACGGATTGAGTATTGTCCCGGAAAGTATTTCGCCATACAGTCAGTTGCCATATAATGATTTTGTGTTTCAGGTTTTGCCGACGAAGTATTATGAGAATATGGTTTTTGAAACTTTGAAAAATGACGGCTTTGTTTTGATTTATCTTAATGTCTGGCAATTCACAGATTTCAGCACGTATCCATTTGATATTCCTTTTTACCGAAGACGAAATTCAGGCAAAAAAATGGAGGACAAATTAGATGCCCTCCTTGCTTGGTTCAACGAGAAGGAGATGGCTACTTCGCGTATGAAAGATTATATTTTTTAGGTTGCAGGAATTAGGTTTTAGTTCGTAGGTTAGAAACTTTAAACTTTAAATCAAAAACTCTGAACCTTGAATTTTTTAAGCCAATTCAAAAAGCGTAATTTCCGGTAAAACACCAACTCTTCCCGGATATCCAAGAACCCCAAAACCTCGGTTTACATAAAGCATTTTTCCTTCGCTTTCATAAAGATCTGCCCACTTCGGGTAACGGTACTGAACGGGTGACCATTTCACGTTTTTCAGATCCAGGCCAAACTGCATTCCGTGAGTGTGCCCTGATAATGTCAAATGAATATCTACAGGATGTTTCTTCACCACATAATCGAAGTGAGTAGGGTCGTGGCTCATTAAAATTTTGGTGGCATCTTCAGGAACTCCTTTTAAAGCATCATCGATTCTTCCAAATTGTGGAAAGGGTTTCAATCCCCAGTTTTCAACGCCTAAAATGTATATTTTCTCACCGTTTTTCTCAATGACGCGGTGTTCGTTTCTCAGCATATCAAATCCTGCCTGTTTTTCATAATCAATCAGCGTATCAAGATTTTTCTTTTTAGCATCTGGCGAAGCCCATTCAACATAATCAGCGTAATCGTGATTTCCGAGAACCGCAAACTTGCCGTCTTTTGCTTTGATTTGAGAAAATAAAGGGATGAATGGTTTAAACTCATCCGCCACGTTATTGACCATGTCTCCGGTGAATAAAACCAAGTCTGGCTTTTGTTCGTTGATTAAATCTATAGCGTGCTGCAGTTTGGTCGGATCGGAGAAACTTCCGCTGTGCACATCGGAGATCTGAACAATTTTATAACCTTTAAAGCTTTTTGGAAGGTTGTTGAAATTGATTCTCACTCTTCTCACCTTGTGACGGTATTTTCCAAAGGTAATTCCATCAATAAACAAAGCGGAAAGAACGCCGCCCATTCCCAACCCAACCAGACTTAAAAACTTTCTTCTTTCAGGAAAGAAGTTGTTCGTCGGTCGCGTTAATCCCACTAAATAAGTTCCTGTTCTGAAAATATCGTCAATCAATAAAAACAGAACAATGAAGACCTTTGGTAAAATAAAGATCAAAAATAAAGAGATCATGATCTGGGCTCTTACCATGCTTCGGTCGGCTCTGCTGAAATGGGAAACTTCGTACGCGAAAAATCCGTAAATAGCCAGCGAAATAACCCAATAGCCGGTTCTTATCCAGAAATTATCCGTTAAGGTGCGTATCGCCTGATAAATGTAAATTTCCAGAAGGAGAAATAATCCGGCAATGATTAAAAAATTTCTTTGCATAACTTTATTTACAAAAAAGCACAAAAGAAGACTTCCTTTGTGCTTTTATATTTTTATTATTAAAACTAATTTTAAGGAAATCTGTAAACAATAGCATTGATGTTCATTCCGGCACCTACCGAAGTCATCACAATGTTACCTTTTTCTTTAAACGTTTGACCCTCCATTTTTCCTTTAATTATTAAATCAAACATGGTAGGAATTGTCGCAACAGACGAATTTCCAAAGTCCTGGATCGTCATCGGAGAGATCGAATGGTCATAATCTTTCACGTCATATAATTTATGAAGTCTTTCGATCATGGCATAATCCATCTTAGCATTCGCCTGGTGAATCAGAATTTTGTTGATATCTTCAATAGAAAGACCTGCATCTTCAATAGTTTCTTTAATCGCTGCAGGCACATTTTTAAGTGCGTACTCATAGATTTTTCTGCCCTGCATTCTTACGAATAAACGGGTCTGGTCAGAATCTTTATTGATTGAAGGTCCGTTGGCTAAATAATCCAGTTCCGGTCCGTTATCACAGATGGTGTTGTGAGCAATGATTCCTACGTTTTCCTGATCGGTAGCCTGTACCACAACCGCTCCGGCTCCGTCTGCAAAGATCATTCTGTTTCTGTCGTGCGGGTCTGTTACTCTGCTTAATGTTTCAGCACCAATTACCAGTATTGTTTTTGCTACTTTCGCTTTAATTAAATTATCAGCCAAAATCATAGCTTCCACCCAACCCGGACATCCGAAAAGCATATCATAAGTGATACATTTTCTGTTTCTGATGCCTAATTTATTCTTTACTCTCGCCGCCATCGTCGGCATAAAGTCTGCATATCCGTTTACGGTCACTTCACCGAAATTACTTGCGTAGATAATATAATCAAGTTCTTCCTGATCTACATTTGCATCTGCAATAGCCAATTTTGCAGCTTCGTAACCGATTTGTGAGTTTGAAAGATCATCTTCTATGAATCTCCTGTTCTCTATTTCTGTGATCTCAACAAATTTTGAAATAGTTTCCTCAGCAGGTTTGTCAATCTTCACTCCGTCTTCTGTATAAAACTCTGAATCTAAGAAAAAGTCTCTACCTATTATTCTGTTGGGAAGGTAAGATCCAGAACCAATAATGATCGTATTCGGCATTCGTTTAAATGATTTTTTTAAAGTTGCAAAGTTAATAATTAATATTAATAACGAAGAATTAAAAATATTATTAAATTTGCAAAAAATGTACTTTACCGTCTATGAAAAATAATCCGTCTTTGAAAGGTTTAATTATTGCAGTTGTGGTATTTTTCGTTGCCTTTGGAATCTACTTCTTTTTTTTAGCCAAAAAGAATTATTATGTAGTAGATAATCCTACTCCCAATACATATTACTATAAAATCAACAATGGTTCCGAGGGGGTTGTCTCTGCCGGACAGTTTGTAGATGTAGATCTGAAGATGGGAAAAAATTCAATTAAAGTATTCGATGAGCATAAGAAATTATTGTACGATTCCGCGTTTGAAGTGAACAAGATCCGCGGTCTTTTGAATATTGCGCATCAGGATTATTATATTAATGATCAGTATTACGGGTACAATCTTAAAAAAGATTCATTACTTTTGGCACTTGATAAAACCACAATCGACGGAAAAACGTATTTCGGAGGTGCAAAACACTTCAACAAATTATACAGTGAAGATTTTTATTATAATGTCAATGAGGATTATGATAAAGTGATCAAGAATATTCAGCAGGTGGAGTCTCGATCAAAAATCTTCAGAAAACAGGATTACCTTAATTATTATAAAGAATATTACAAGTTTTAA
The sequence above is a segment of the Chryseobacterium sp. MYb264 genome. Coding sequences within it:
- a CDS encoding metallophosphoesterase → MQRNFLIIAGLFLLLEIYIYQAIRTLTDNFWIRTGYWVISLAIYGFFAYEVSHFSRADRSMVRAQIMISLFLIFILPKVFIVLFLLIDDIFRTGTYLVGLTRPTNNFFPERRKFLSLVGLGMGGVLSALFIDGITFGKYRHKVRRVRINFNNLPKSFKGYKIVQISDVHSGSFSDPTKLQHAIDLINEQKPDLVLFTGDMVNNVADEFKPFIPLFSQIKAKDGKFAVLGNHDYADYVEWASPDAKKKNLDTLIDYEKQAGFDMLRNEHRVIEKNGEKIYILGVENWGLKPFPQFGRIDDALKGVPEDATKILMSHDPTHFDYVVKKHPVDIHLTLSGHTHGMQFGLDLKNVKWSPVQYRYPKWADLYESEGKMLYVNRGFGVLGYPGRVGVLPEITLFELA
- a CDS encoding 3-oxoacyl-ACP synthase III family protein, encoding MPNTIIIGSGSYLPNRIIGRDFFLDSEFYTEDGVKIDKPAEETISKFVEITEIENRRFIEDDLSNSQIGYEAAKLAIADANVDQEELDYIIYASNFGEVTVNGYADFMPTMAARVKNKLGIRNRKCITYDMLFGCPGWVEAMILADNLIKAKVAKTILVIGAETLSRVTDPHDRNRMIFADGAGAVVVQATDQENVGIIAHNTICDNGPELDYLANGPSINKDSDQTRLFVRMQGRKIYEYALKNVPAAIKETIEDAGLSIEDINKILIHQANAKMDYAMIERLHKLYDVKDYDHSISPMTIQDFGNSSVATIPTMFDLIIKGKMEGQTFKEKGNIVMTSVGAGMNINAIVYRFP
- a CDS encoding NAD-dependent epimerase/dehydratase family protein, whose translation is MESYTERILITGALGQIGTELTNRLVEMHGAENVVASGLDRWQKGITAAGHYERMDVTNTQLVRQVIKDYEITTVYHLASLLSGTSEKQPIFAWKLNLEPLLHFCEMAKEGLLKKIFWPSSIAVFGKGIPKHDVAQDVVLNPTTVYGISKMAGEKWCEYYFDKHGVDVRSIRYPGLISWKTPAGGGTTDYAVEIFYEAIEEGKYTSFISEDTGMPMLYMDDAINATLKLMEAPAENLTVRSSYNLGGMSFTPKELAEEIKKEIPEFTIDYKPDFRQQIADSWPASIDDSVAKKDWGLSYDFGISEMSKDMIKNLRVKLGKD
- a CDS encoding polysaccharide deacetylase — its product is MILLTFNIANIEAETKNGFEISGAQRLSITENNTKAILRILDLHETKASFFIEISIVEKLQNLIKAISSKGHEIAFYNKNSSLQEIETAKKLTQDFLEKQIRGIRQKDCKLPFEELKSLEFNYVSNIDNANILFPFKRLKRDTEISEENGLSIVPESISPYSQLPYNDFVFQVLPTKYYENMVFETLKNDGFVLIYLNVWQFTDFSTYPFDIPFYRRRNSGKKMEDKLDALLAWFNEKEMATSRMKDYIF